DNA sequence from the Halobacterium sp. DL1 genome:
ACTCTTGGAGTTATTCCGATTCAAGAACCGTAGTGAACAGACGGAACTCCTCGAGGAGCCTGGGAAGCGCGAGGACGTTGAGGAAGAGTTAGCGGATATCTTGTTCTTCTTGCTTCGATACGCCGATCTCTACGATATAGACTTAGAAGCAGCTCTGGAGCAGAAACTCGAGACGAACCGAGAGCGCTACCCTGAGAACGAATATAAGGGCAGCAACAAGAAGTACGACGAATAGCCAGAATGCTGGTCTACGAGAATACCAAGTCGGGATTCCTAGACGACGTCCTAGACGATCGGTTGGTCCCGGAGATCAAGGCAGGATATGAATCGAAGGGCCTGGGAATCGGGAGCGAGAGTGAGGTTCGGTCCTGGGAGAACTCCTTCCAGTACATGTACAAAGTCCTCCAAGGCAGCGACGTACCCGATGGTGCGGGCGTCGCGATTGAATTCAAAATTCCACTTACCTCTCGCCGCATCGACTTCCTGATCTCAGGGTACGACACTCAGGGGAATTCGAACGTTGCTATTGTTGGCTCTGTAGTTTCGCTAGACAGCAGTCGATTTGGGCTATTTTGGCCAGTATATTCCCTATTTTACCACGTGATTTTTAGCATTGTCCGGCGGTTCTTCCAATCGGATTTCGAGAAAATCAAGAGACTGCGGTCTATTCGGAGCATAAGTCCATCTACCGACAGTTCAGGAGCAATTTCTCACCAATTGTAGCGCCGCCTAGCGAAACTACAGAGCCCTATTGTTGAGTTGAAACAATGGAGCGGGACCAACACTGAGCCGGTTGAGTCTAAGGATGGGATTGTCGAAACCGTTCTCGGAGGCGGCATTCGCGAAACGACGCATCCGAGTTATCAGGCGAACTCGTACGCCGAACTATTACGGGATTTCAACACCCGCATTCAGGAGAAACCCATTCACCTCGCGCCTG
Encoded proteins:
- a CDS encoding nucleotide pyrophosphohydrolase, with the protein product MQFEELNVEVRDFCERRDWRQYHTPKDLAIGLVTESSELLELFRFKNRSEQTELLEEPGKREDVEEELADILFFLLRYADLYDIDLEAALEQKLETNRERYPENEYKGSNKKYDE